Proteins encoded within one genomic window of Micromonospora halotolerans:
- a CDS encoding aminoglycoside phosphotransferase family protein produces MSRTVTLVLVDADGRPLGALPPYEVPEPWWQEVGSVVDGARRRYGVDVAVLRLLTGDRPAPPGGHVTYLGQVTEPPAVPLTPAPVDLTPHPLRAPYAEPGGPARSVAWATRELRRLGRPVTAVAQQRTWNLSAIWRLDGPAGTAWLKQVPAFFRHEAAVLRWLATAAPTTAPTLLAADGTGRMLLDHVPGEDRYGADEAERAAVAAEHHAVQLRAAGEAAALVAAGVPDRRGPALARWIRDRLAPHDPTVAADLLAGLDDRLDQVRDCGLPDTLVHGDLHPGNVRGDGLRRTVIDWGDAFVGHPAFDILRLTETLDPPVAGRLRDAWAARWRADVPGSAPERAVELLRPVAELRLAAVYAMFLAGIEPGEHPYHRGDVPAYLSRAAAAI; encoded by the coding sequence GTGTCCCGCACCGTGACCCTGGTCCTGGTCGACGCCGACGGCCGCCCGCTCGGCGCCCTGCCCCCGTACGAGGTGCCGGAGCCGTGGTGGCAGGAGGTCGGCTCGGTCGTCGACGGGGCCCGCCGCCGGTACGGCGTCGACGTGGCCGTGCTGCGGCTGCTCACCGGCGACCGACCCGCACCGCCCGGCGGCCACGTCACCTACCTCGGCCAGGTCACCGAGCCGCCCGCCGTACCCCTGACCCCGGCGCCGGTGGACCTCACACCGCACCCGCTGCGCGCCCCGTACGCGGAGCCTGGCGGCCCGGCCCGCAGCGTCGCCTGGGCCACGAGGGAGCTGCGCCGGCTCGGCCGGCCGGTGACCGCCGTGGCGCAGCAGCGCACCTGGAACCTGTCGGCCATCTGGCGCCTCGACGGGCCGGCCGGCACCGCCTGGCTCAAGCAGGTGCCCGCGTTCTTCCGGCACGAGGCGGCCGTGCTGCGCTGGCTGGCCACCGCCGCGCCCACGACCGCCCCCACCCTGCTCGCCGCCGACGGCACGGGCCGGATGCTGCTCGACCACGTGCCCGGCGAGGACCGCTACGGCGCCGACGAGGCCGAACGCGCCGCCGTCGCCGCCGAGCACCACGCCGTCCAGCTCCGCGCCGCCGGCGAGGCCGCCGCGCTGGTCGCGGCCGGCGTACCCGATCGACGCGGACCGGCCCTGGCCCGCTGGATCCGCGACCGGCTGGCCCCGCACGACCCGACCGTGGCCGCCGACCTGCTGGCGGGCCTCGACGACCGGCTCGACCAGGTCCGCGACTGCGGCCTGCCCGACACCCTCGTCCACGGCGACCTGCACCCCGGCAACGTGCGCGGCGACGGCCTCCGGCGGACCGTCATCGACTGGGGCGACGCGTTCGTCGGCCACCCCGCCTTCGACATCCTGCGCCTCACCGAGACGCTCGACCCGCCCGTCGCCGGCCGGCTGCGCGACGCCTGGGCGGCGCGCTGGCGGGCCGACGTGCCGGGCAGCGCCCCCGAGCGCGCCGTCGAGCTGCTCCGCCCGGTCGCCGAGCTGCGGCTGGCCGCCGTGTACGCGATGTTCCTCGCCGGCATCGAGCCGGGCGAGCACCCCTACCACCGCGGCGACGTGCCGGCCTACCTGTCCCGGGCCGCCGCAGCGATCTGA